One Astatotilapia calliptera chromosome 1, fAstCal1.2, whole genome shotgun sequence DNA segment encodes these proteins:
- the LOC113025233 gene encoding secretory carrier-associated membrane protein 5-like isoform X1 codes for MAEPNFPPLPGFIPLKPCFYQDFEEIPEQHRSMCKKMYHLWMLNSATLVVNLFGCFAWMFGGGGVTNFGMAIIWVLMFTPCSYVCWFRPIYKAFKSDSSFNFMIFFFVFMAQVGISVIQSIGIPGWGVCGWLATISFFSYNILIALIMLVPTIMFTAVACLSFIALTRIHNFYRGSGASMTKAQEEWSTGAWKNPHVQAAAQQAAMGAAAGAMQEQYSSPQYNENQM; via the exons ATGGCCG AGCCAAATTTCCCCCCACTGCCTGGATTCATTCCTCTCAAGCCGTGTTTCTACCAAGACTTTGAGGAGATCCCTGAACAACATCGCAGCATGTGCAAGAAAATGTACCATCTGTGGATGC TTAACAGTGCCACACTTGTTGTGAATCTTTTTGGCTGCTTTGCTTGGATGTTTGGTGGAGGTGGTGTGACAAACTTTGGCATGGCCATCATCTGGGTCCTCATGTTCACTCCTTGCTCATATGTCTGCTGGTTCAGGCCCATCTACAAGGCCTTCAA GAGTGACAGCTCTTTCAACTTCATGATCTTCTTCTTTGTGTTCATGGCTCAAGTTGGGATTAGTGTCATCCAAAGCATAGGCATCCCAGGATGGGGAGTATG TGGTTGGTTGGCTACTATCTCCTTTTTCAGCTATAATATTTTGATCGCACTGATCATGCTGGTCCCTACaatcatgttcactgctgtggCCTGTCTGTCCTTCATTGCACTCACCAGG ATCCATAATTTCTACCGGGGCAGTGGGGCTAGCATGACTAAAGCTCAGGAGGAATGGTCCACTGGAGCCTGGAAGAACCCTCATGTCCAAGCAGCAGCCCAGCAGGCTGCCATGGGTGCTGCAGCTGGAGCAATGCAGGAGCAGTACTCCAGCCCGCAATACAATGAAAACCAGATGTAG
- the LOC113025233 gene encoding secretory carrier-associated membrane protein 5-like isoform X2 produces MCKKMYHLWMLNSATLVVNLFGCFAWMFGGGGVTNFGMAIIWVLMFTPCSYVCWFRPIYKAFKSDSSFNFMIFFFVFMAQVGISVIQSIGIPGWGVCGWLATISFFSYNILIALIMLVPTIMFTAVACLSFIALTRIHNFYRGSGASMTKAQEEWSTGAWKNPHVQAAAQQAAMGAAAGAMQEQYSSPQYNENQM; encoded by the exons ATGTGCAAGAAAATGTACCATCTGTGGATGC TTAACAGTGCCACACTTGTTGTGAATCTTTTTGGCTGCTTTGCTTGGATGTTTGGTGGAGGTGGTGTGACAAACTTTGGCATGGCCATCATCTGGGTCCTCATGTTCACTCCTTGCTCATATGTCTGCTGGTTCAGGCCCATCTACAAGGCCTTCAA GAGTGACAGCTCTTTCAACTTCATGATCTTCTTCTTTGTGTTCATGGCTCAAGTTGGGATTAGTGTCATCCAAAGCATAGGCATCCCAGGATGGGGAGTATG TGGTTGGTTGGCTACTATCTCCTTTTTCAGCTATAATATTTTGATCGCACTGATCATGCTGGTCCCTACaatcatgttcactgctgtggCCTGTCTGTCCTTCATTGCACTCACCAGG ATCCATAATTTCTACCGGGGCAGTGGGGCTAGCATGACTAAAGCTCAGGAGGAATGGTCCACTGGAGCCTGGAAGAACCCTCATGTCCAAGCAGCAGCCCAGCAGGCTGCCATGGGTGCTGCAGCTGGAGCAATGCAGGAGCAGTACTCCAGCCCGCAATACAATGAAAACCAGATGTAG